In Allorhizobium pseudoryzae, the following proteins share a genomic window:
- a CDS encoding RcgA family putative transporter has protein sequence MEKNGKIFVPPPADGSDFKELFKKMAAAGAGRPLGEDGFPQGPWTPELLADAISKIDANRVGVDLRTVQLWFQENDKGISPANIRWLARIFGCDDREATNDWLNELGSAQARLTARRRDQKKTGGSTATALRVPDTSALEKNQVPLTPVVSVDLQTMPAELPRGLAIKTEAIFSHGSHLNLPAWIFAGSSALGFLSYILGIHSITYVRADGIEKQVGFLWAPNWTFLFMVLLPLFFAVVIELLGFWKHDGRLRLLAEADRVRSGDAWTLHLQANSQTYWAVFLICILFAGVVQWIGVQLIPLLEQAQDFAPSWGTIGIIRPDILSTPAAIVFTALAYLYMSTSFYLLFAGLILLHTIIHDLWKLKRVAELLGEQRAWPDISEIGLRIMRGVFRCSVLVVLAAICMKAQSAYLASQGPDFVTWLARDVWAALADYDDGDRTFDYIMPTHYSSLLVVLSTCSVFVYGAIRLGDDRRLRSPLWKMSAVIGLLFVSYMLIDAFDGFSVLLIVTALIATYGLFDPAFESAWRAREIRGDSHVS, from the coding sequence TTGGAAAAAAACGGTAAGATTTTTGTTCCACCGCCGGCGGATGGAAGCGATTTCAAGGAACTGTTCAAGAAAATGGCTGCTGCGGGTGCCGGACGCCCGTTGGGTGAAGACGGTTTTCCCCAAGGCCCGTGGACGCCGGAGCTGCTGGCGGATGCCATCTCAAAGATCGACGCCAACCGTGTCGGAGTGGATCTTCGCACCGTCCAGCTCTGGTTTCAGGAGAATGACAAAGGGATCAGCCCGGCCAACATTCGCTGGCTGGCACGCATCTTCGGTTGCGACGATCGCGAGGCGACAAATGATTGGCTGAATGAGCTCGGCTCGGCCCAAGCGCGCCTGACCGCCAGGCGGCGGGATCAAAAGAAGACCGGTGGCTCGACTGCGACTGCCCTGCGTGTGCCTGACACGTCAGCGTTAGAAAAGAACCAGGTTCCGCTAACGCCCGTCGTCTCGGTGGACCTTCAAACCATGCCAGCGGAGTTGCCAAGGGGTTTGGCAATCAAGACCGAGGCGATTTTCTCGCACGGATCACATCTGAACTTGCCGGCCTGGATCTTCGCCGGTTCGTCCGCCCTCGGATTCCTCTCTTACATTTTGGGGATCCACAGCATCACCTATGTGCGCGCGGATGGTATCGAGAAGCAGGTTGGCTTTCTGTGGGCGCCGAACTGGACCTTCCTGTTCATGGTGCTGTTGCCACTGTTTTTCGCCGTCGTCATCGAGCTTCTGGGTTTCTGGAAGCATGATGGCCGGCTCAGGCTACTGGCGGAGGCTGATCGTGTAAGGAGCGGCGACGCCTGGACGCTACATTTGCAGGCCAACTCACAGACCTATTGGGCAGTTTTCCTGATCTGCATATTGTTCGCGGGCGTGGTGCAATGGATCGGCGTGCAGCTTATCCCTCTGCTTGAGCAAGCGCAGGATTTTGCCCCGAGCTGGGGGACGATCGGCATCATCAGGCCGGATATCCTATCGACGCCGGCGGCAATCGTATTTACCGCCCTTGCCTATCTCTACATGTCCACAAGCTTTTACCTGCTGTTCGCTGGCCTGATCCTGCTGCATACGATCATCCATGATCTATGGAAGCTTAAACGCGTAGCTGAACTCCTTGGCGAGCAGAGAGCTTGGCCGGACATTAGTGAAATCGGTCTGCGGATCATGCGCGGGGTCTTCAGATGTTCCGTGCTCGTCGTCCTTGCTGCCATCTGCATGAAGGCACAAAGTGCCTATCTTGCATCGCAGGGCCCGGATTTCGTGACATGGCTGGCACGGGATGTCTGGGCTGCGCTGGCAGATTACGACGATGGAGATAGGACCTTCGATTACATCATGCCCACACACTACAGCAGCTTGCTCGTCGTGCTTTCGACCTGCAGCGTCTTTGTGTATGGAGCAATCCGCTTGGGGGATGATCGGCGGCTTCGTTCCCCCCTGTGGAAGATGTCTGCGGTGATCGGTTTGCTTTTCGTCTCATACATGTTGATCGACGCGTTCGATGGTTTCTCTGTTTTGCTGATCGTTACCGCGCTCATTGCGACCTATGGTCTATTCGATCCGGCATTTGAGTCAGCTTGGCGTGCCCGTGAGATAAGAGGCGACAGCCATGTTTCATAA
- a CDS encoding alpha/beta fold hydrolase → MFHNWLDRWDEGRAQRGEEAKKITDFILDADRAFPGIGAAETVEEFCVLAETAAADPEYFEPPDASDHSFELRDGWLTFPSDVATDVAENNIVWAKITESGKRDQAVVIFHHWNAESRNRQITGFLSWQGVTVIEIAMPYHLERKRPVSLYADYMLSANLGRTVQAVRQAVWDGRKLIRWLKREGYRDVSVLGMSLGSWIAGLVAAHETAVSRASLFLTAGSLAEMVWTGRATRSIRKSLEPHLTLAQLQRAWAPLNLENHADRLARPSLELHVILALRDTVVLPDLSERLLRRLKNAGARVSVVQLNCGHYSLARPPYILRAGWSLKRFLLRKREAAQA, encoded by the coding sequence ATGTTTCATAATTGGCTGGATCGTTGGGACGAGGGCCGAGCCCAACGCGGCGAAGAGGCCAAGAAGATCACGGACTTCATTCTGGACGCCGATCGTGCATTTCCCGGCATTGGGGCGGCTGAAACGGTAGAGGAGTTTTGCGTTCTGGCGGAAACGGCCGCCGCTGACCCGGAGTACTTTGAGCCGCCTGATGCGAGCGATCATAGCTTCGAGCTGCGGGATGGCTGGCTGACATTCCCCTCAGACGTTGCAACCGATGTTGCTGAAAACAACATCGTGTGGGCCAAGATCACCGAGAGCGGAAAACGCGATCAGGCGGTGGTGATCTTCCATCACTGGAACGCCGAAAGTCGCAACCGGCAGATTACCGGGTTCCTCTCCTGGCAAGGGGTCACAGTCATCGAGATCGCCATGCCTTACCACTTGGAGCGCAAGCGCCCGGTCTCGCTCTATGCCGATTACATGCTCAGCGCCAATCTCGGCCGAACGGTGCAGGCCGTCAGACAGGCTGTATGGGACGGGCGCAAGCTTATCCGCTGGCTGAAGCGCGAGGGGTATCGGGATGTTTCCGTCCTCGGGATGAGTCTTGGTTCCTGGATAGCCGGACTGGTCGCGGCGCATGAAACCGCCGTTTCTCGGGCGTCGCTGTTCCTCACGGCAGGAAGCCTCGCCGAAATGGTATGGACCGGGCGCGCAACCCGATCGATCCGGAAAAGCCTCGAGCCGCATCTTACGCTTGCCCAGCTGCAAAGAGCTTGGGCACCACTTAATCTCGAAAACCATGCAGACAGGCTGGCGCGGCCAAGCCTCGAGCTTCATGTCATACTGGCATTGAGGGACACGGTTGTTTTGCCGGACCTGTCAGAACGCCTGCTACGGAGGCTGAAGAATGCCGGAGCCAGAGTGAGCGTGGTGCAACTGAATTGCGGCCACTACTCTCTTGCGCGGCCACCCTACATCTTGAGAGCTGGCTGGAGCCTGAAGCGGTTTCTGTTGCGCAAGCGTGAGGCCGCCCAGGCTTAG
- a CDS encoding bifunctional diguanylate cyclase/phosphodiesterase yields MEVDTELITGRILGHGLNSLRVRFTIMIGVFSSLIAALVFYLLEYQDAETSHSLTAVGYAKLVASIAAASSFTYYMTGRLTRPIQNLKASTEAIASGNYETVVTVDCRCEVGGLAESFRKMVARLNDNVSKINTLAYEDGITGLPNRAVLNELLERAEKLSGHILFIDLDRFKQVNDLYGHQIGDKLLKMASSRMLVDGLQITAENVNLCLTPDTVDVASPGCRLLFRFAGDEFVVLVTGENSQQEINQIAQQLIDALADPFVIGQRRIQIGASVGIAALGGGISCADTLKHADMAMYEAKSRGRGTYAVFDDLMREKAIDRAELERDFVHAIDNDEMVVHYQSKIDLKSGEVESYEALVRWAHPTRGLLYPGSFLDVAAAGDGLERIGRKVMSIVAQDVGELSNPGLSARVAVNVCPTQFADENFAEKLSSYVVSRGIKPSDLELEVTESVAMLDLDKARQHLEALRAAGFKVAIDDFGTGFSNLAQLSKLPYDFLKIDRSLVQDIATSHDSRIIVSSVIAMAHGLGHKVVAEGVENADQLEVLRTLGCDIAQGYFFGIPSPITELAARSADGLTTKFAAVS; encoded by the coding sequence ATGGAAGTTGACACCGAGCTGATTACAGGGCGAATCTTGGGGCATGGCCTGAATAGCCTGCGTGTTAGATTCACCATAATGATTGGCGTGTTTAGCTCCCTGATTGCCGCACTGGTGTTCTACCTTCTGGAATACCAAGATGCTGAGACTTCTCACTCGTTGACCGCAGTCGGGTATGCCAAGCTCGTGGCCTCGATTGCTGCCGCCTCTAGCTTCACTTACTACATGACCGGGCGGTTGACCCGTCCGATTCAGAACCTGAAGGCGAGCACAGAAGCCATCGCTTCGGGCAACTATGAAACCGTTGTGACGGTGGACTGCCGATGCGAAGTCGGAGGCCTGGCTGAGAGCTTCCGAAAAATGGTGGCGCGGCTCAACGACAATGTCTCCAAAATCAATACGCTGGCTTACGAAGACGGCATAACAGGTCTTCCCAATCGCGCAGTCCTTAACGAGCTCCTTGAGAGAGCCGAGAAGCTATCCGGGCATATCCTGTTCATCGACCTCGACCGCTTCAAGCAGGTCAACGATCTTTACGGCCACCAGATAGGAGACAAGCTGCTCAAGATGGCGTCCTCCAGAATGCTGGTCGATGGTCTCCAGATTACCGCTGAGAATGTGAATCTTTGCCTCACCCCAGATACCGTTGATGTCGCATCGCCCGGGTGCCGGCTCCTTTTTCGCTTCGCCGGGGACGAATTTGTTGTCCTGGTGACGGGTGAAAATAGCCAACAGGAGATCAACCAAATTGCTCAACAACTGATCGATGCTTTGGCTGATCCTTTCGTTATCGGCCAAAGGCGAATCCAGATTGGTGCGAGCGTGGGTATTGCAGCACTCGGCGGGGGCATATCTTGTGCCGACACGCTGAAACATGCCGACATGGCAATGTATGAGGCCAAGAGCCGAGGACGCGGAACCTATGCAGTCTTCGATGACCTGATGCGCGAAAAGGCTATTGACCGTGCAGAGCTTGAGCGAGATTTCGTCCATGCGATAGACAACGACGAGATGGTTGTTCACTACCAGTCTAAAATCGACCTCAAATCTGGTGAAGTCGAAAGCTATGAAGCTCTGGTCAGATGGGCGCATCCCACACGGGGACTGCTGTATCCGGGCAGCTTTCTAGATGTCGCCGCCGCTGGTGACGGACTGGAGCGGATCGGTCGCAAGGTTATGTCGATTGTTGCGCAAGATGTGGGTGAACTGAGTAACCCAGGATTGTCAGCACGGGTAGCTGTTAATGTATGCCCAACCCAGTTCGCAGACGAAAACTTCGCCGAGAAGCTCTCCTCCTATGTTGTGTCTCGTGGCATCAAGCCAAGCGATCTGGAGTTGGAGGTGACAGAGTCGGTTGCGATGCTGGATCTTGACAAGGCTCGTCAGCATCTTGAGGCGCTAAGGGCCGCAGGGTTCAAAGTGGCGATCGACGATTTCGGAACCGGGTTTTCGAACTTGGCACAGCTCTCCAAGCTCCCTTACGATTTTCTGAAGATCGACCGCTCACTGGTTCAGGACATCGCCACAAGCCATGATAGCCGGATCATAGTGTCATCCGTTATCGCAATGGCCCATGGTCTTGGACACAAGGTCGTTGCAGAAGGTGTCGAAAACGCCGATCAGCTCGAAGTTTTGAGAACACTCGGATGTGACATCGCACAAGGGTACTTTTTCGGGATTCCATCACCGATAACCGAGCTGGCCGCTAGGTCGGCTGACGGCTTGACCACAAAGTTTGCCGCCGTGTCCTAG